A single window of Anomaloglossus baeobatrachus isolate aAnoBae1 chromosome 9, aAnoBae1.hap1, whole genome shotgun sequence DNA harbors:
- the LOC142250961 gene encoding uncharacterized protein LOC142250961, with amino-acid sequence MKTLPFYMLIVFFAALFGHTGAQIGIGTGSTTTTIQSTPTTTTTIASSSSTTPASTTTTQSTTSTPTTVVTTTSLASSSVSTTTPTSTDTTTSTTITTQPSTPTPTTVLTTTTSASSAASTTAPTSTDTTTSTTTVTTQPSTSTSTTSITTPTTVGSSTSTTTPITTDTTTASTTTITSQPSTTTPTTVVTTTSSASSAASTTTPTSTDTTTSTTITTQPSTPTPTTVLTTTTSASSAASTTTQTSTDTTTLTTTVTTQPSTSTSTTSITTPTTVGSSTSTTTPISTDTTTASTTTITTQPSTTTPTTVLTTTTSASSAASTTAPTSTDTTTTTTVTTQPSTSSSTTSITTPTTVGSSTSTTTPITTDTTTASTTTITTQPSTTTPTTVLTTTTSASSAASTTTPTSTDTTTSTTTVTTQPSTSTSTTSITTPTTVGSSTSTTTPITTDTTIASTTTITSQPSTTTPTTVLTTTTSASSAASTTTPTSTDTTTSTTTVTTQPSTSTSTTSITTPTTVGSSTSTTTPITTDTTIASTTTITSQPSTTTPTTVLTTTTSASSAASTTAPTSTDTTTTTTVTTQPSTSTSTTSITTPTTVGSSTSTTTPITTDTTTASTTTITSQPSTTTPTTVLTTTTSASSAASTTTPTSTDTTTLTTTVTTQPSTSTSTTSITTPTTVGSSTSTTTPISTDTTTASTTTITTQPSTTTPTTVLTTTTSASSAASTTVPTSTDTTTTTTVTTQPSTSTSTTSITTPTTVGSSTSTTTPITTDTTTASTTTITSQPSTTTPTTVLTTTTSASSAASTTTPTSTDTTTLTTTVTTQPSTSTSTTSITTPTTVDSSTSTTTPISTDTTTASTTTITTQPSTTTPTIVLTTTTSASSAASTTTPTSTDTTTSTSTVTTQPSTSTSTTSIATPTTVGSSTGTTTPMSTGTTTASSTTTTTITSQPSTTTPTTVLTNTTSASSAASTTTPTSTDTTTSTTTVTTQPSSSTSTTSITTPTTVDSSTSTITPISTDTTTVSTTTITTQPSSTTPTTVLTTTTSASSAASTTTPTSTDTTTTITTQPSTATSTTSITTPTTVSSSTSTTTPISTSTTASTTITTQPSTTVTSTTGITTLTTGSSSTMTTTPVSTVTTASTTTTTIASQPSTTTPTTALTSTTSASSSAGTPISTDTTASTTTITTQPSTVISTTGITTPTTVGSSTTSTTPISTGTTASTTTITTQPLIATSTTAITTPTTVSSSTIAPTSTGTSASSTTITTQPSTATSATGITSPSTVSSSTSATIPTTTDTTTLTTQHSTTALSTVLSVTSSSASTTTLTNTDTTTTITTQPPTATSTTGITTPTTVSSSTSTTTPISTDTTASTATITTYPSTVISTMGISSSSTVGSSTSTTTPLNTVTTASTSTITTQPSTATSATGITSPTTVSSSTITTTPISTGTTESTTTITTQPLIATSSSGITTHTTVGSSASTTTPTSTDTTASATTITVSPTTGASTSGTTTSTSAGSSSSTTTIGSTISNASTTTITSQPSTTTSSTGITSPNSIGSSATTPMPTSTDVTASTTITTTNPSTSLSAAVVTTSSSASSSASSTMLTSINSAASTTIMTTQPSTTTSNTGTTTNTGITTISSSGSTTSTPPTTQLQTSESTAISSSTISTPLSTGSSSSTSSTSISIQPISGGSGNSTSTTLPILTVPTTISSTASAISITTPTGSSASSTSISATSTSNGPTTGTGPTSTVSTSSSSTQPSNGTTATTASTTTGTTTGSLSTSSVTNSISTTATTTISTGNVNTSPVNTGTTKNTSSSESATTVTTVSANTLSGSTPPPVITASTTTTVSTISGNTVSGSTVSTVSGNTVATSSTVPSTNTGSSTSAISGQSTTSIGISSSSATTQLNTNTGSSTSITPNGSSTPLTTSATVSTNAGTSGTTGANSGSTVTSGSTGSTSTGTISSGSSSNPAPSSSSAVTNSNGGTSSTQSTITSTQTTSDQSAMPYWAIILLGLVSVLMAALLACLLCGIFACCRTSSAYAVSSYPSYFTHYGWLNSARPSLATDAERGLELKEHQRRPSAPRGDH; translated from the exons ATGAAGACCTTACCATTCTATATGCTTATTGTCTTCTTTGCGGCATTATTCGGCCATACAG GTGCCCAGATAGGTATTGGAACAG GCAGTACAACTACCACTATCCAGTCAACACCTACTACTACAACGACTATTGCCTCCAGTTCTTCAACTACTCCAGCCTCAACCACAACCACTCAGTCTACTACTAGTACCCCAACCACTGTAGTAACAACCACTTCTTTGGCTAGTTCATCAGTAAGTACAACAACACCAACAAGTACTGATACAACTACATCAACAACTATTACTACTCAACCTTCAACCCCTACACCAACCACTGTTTTAACAACCACTACTTCAGCTAGTTCTGCAGCAAGTACAACCGCACCAACAAGTACAGATACAACTACATCAACAACAACCGTTACTACTCAGCCTTCAACTTCAACATCAACCACAAGCATAACAACCCCTACTACAGTTGGTTCTTCAACAAGTACTACCACACCAATAACTACTGATACAACAACCGCTTCAACAACAACCATTACTAGTCAACCTTCAACTACTACACCAACCACTGTAGTAACAACCACTTCGTCGGCTAGTTCTGCAGCAAGTACAACAACACCAACAAGTACTGATACAACTACATCAACAACTATTACTACTCAACCTTCAACTCCTACACCAACCACTGTTTTAACAACCACTACTTCAGCTAGTTCTGCAGCAAGTACAACCACACAAACAAGTACTGATACAACTACATTAACAACAACCGTTACTACTCAGCCTTCAACTTCAACGTCAACCACAAGCATAACAACCCCCACTACAGTTGGTTCTTCAACAAGTACCACAACACCAATAAGTACTGATACAACAACCGCTTCAACAACAACCATTACTACTCAACCTTCAACCACTACACCAACCACTGTTTTAACAACCACTACTTCAGCTAGTTCTGCAGCAAGTACAACTGCACCAACAAGTACAGATACAACTACAACAACAACCGTTACTACTCAGCCTTCAACTTCATCATCAACCACAAGCATAACAACCCCCACTACAGTTGGTTCTTCAACAAGTACCACAACACCAATAACTACTGATACAACAACTGCTTCAACAACAACCATTACTACTCAACCTTCAACTACTACACCAACCACTGTTTTAACAACCACTACTTCAGCTAGTTCTGCAGCAAGTACAACCACACCAACAAGTACTGATACAACTACATCAACAACAACCGTTACTACTCAGCCTTCAACTTCAACATCAACCACAAGCATAACAACCCCCACTACAGTTGGTTCTTCAACAAGTACCACAACACCAATAACTACTGATACAACAATCGCTTCAACAACAACCATTACTAGTCAACCTTCAACTACTACACCAACCACTGTTTTAACAACCACTACTTCAGCTAGTTCTGCAGCAAGTACAACCACACCAACAAGTACTGATACAACTACATCAACAACAACCGTTACTACTCAGCCTTCAACTTCAACATCAACCACAAGCATAACAACCCCCACTACAGTTGGTTCTTCAACAAGTACCACAACACCAATAACTACTGATACAACAATCGCTTCAACAACAACCATTACTAGTCAACCTTCAACTACTACACCAACCACTGTTTTAACAACCACTACTTCAGCTAGTTCTGCAGCAAGTACAACTGCACCAACAAGTACAGATACAACTACAACAACAACTGTTACTACTCAGCCTTCAACTTCAACATCAACCACAAGCATAACAACCCCCACTACAGTTGGTTCTTCAACAAGTACCACAACACCAATAACTACTGATACAACAACCGCTTCAACAACAACCATTACTAGTCAACCTTCAACTACTACACCAACCACTGTTTTAACAACCACTACTTCAGCTAGTTCTGCAGCAAGTACAACCACACCAACAAGTACTGATACAACTACATTAACAACAACCGTTACTACTCAACCTTCAACTTCAACATCAACCACAAGCATAACAACCCCCACTACAGTTGGTTCTTCAACAAGTACCACAACACCAATAAGTACTGATACAACAACCGCATCAACAACAACCATTACTACTCAACCTTCAACTACTACACCAACCACTGTTTTAACAACCACTACTTCAGCTAGTTCTGCAGCAAGTACAACTGTACCAACAAGTACAGATACAACTACAACAACAACCGTTACTACTCAGCCTTCAACTTCAACATCAACCACAAGCATAACAACCCCCACTACAGTTGGTTCTTCAACAAGTACCACAACACCAATAACTACTGATACAACAACCGCTTCAACAACAACCATTACTAGTCAACCTTCAACTACTACACCAACCACTGTTTTAACAACCACTACTTCAGCTAGTTCTGCAGCAAGTACAACCACACCAACAAGTACTGATACAACTACATTAACAACAACCGTTACTACTCAGCCTTCAACTTCAACATCAACCACAAGCATAACAACCCCCACTACAGTTGATTCTTCAACAAGTACCACAACACCAATAAGTACTGATACAACAACTGCTTCAACAACAACCATTACTACTCAACCTTCAACCACTACACCAACCATTGTTTTAACAACCACTACTTCAGCTAGTTCTGCAGCAAGTACAACCACACCAACAAGTACTGATACAACTACATCAACATCAACCGTTACTACTCAACCTTCAACTTCAACATCAACCACGAGTATAGCAACCCCCACTACAGTTGGTTCTTCTACAGGTACCACTACACCAATGAGTACTGGTACAACAACTGCTtcatcaacaacaacaacaaccattACTTCTCAACCTTCAACCACTACACCAACCACTGTTTTAACAAACACTACTTCAGCTAGTTCTGCAGCAAGTACAACCACACCAACAAGTACTGATACAACTACATCAACAACAACCGTTACTACTCAACCTTCATCTTCAACATCAACAACAAGCATAACAACCCCCACTACAGTTGATTCTTCAACAAGTACTATCACACCAATAAGTACTGATACAACAACCGTTTCAACAACAACCATTACTACTCAACCTTCATCCACTACACCTACCACTGTTTTAACAACCACTACTTCAGCTAGTTCTGCAGCAAGTACAACCACACCAACAAGTACTGATACAACAACAACCATTACCACTCAGCCTTCAACTGCCACATCAACCACGAGCATAACAACCCCTACCACAGTTAGTTCTTCAACAAGTACCACCACACCAATAAGTACTTCTACAACTGCATCAACAACTATTACTACTCAACCTTCAACCACTGTAACATCAACCACAGGCATAACAACCCTTACTACAGGTAGTTCTTCAACAATGACCACAACACCAGTTAGTACTGTGACAACCGcttcaacaacaacaacaactattGCTTCTCAACCTTCAACCACTACACCAACAACTGCTTTAACATCCACTACTTCAGCTAGTTCATCAGCAGGTACACCAATAAGCACTGATACAACTGCTTCAACAACAACCATTACTACTCAACCTTCAACTGTAATATCAACCACGGGCATAACCACCCCTACTACAGTTGGTTCTTCAACAACTAGTACCACACCAATTAGTACTGGTACAACTGCTTCAACAACAACCATTACTACTCAACCTTTAATTGCAACATCAACCACAGCCATAACAACCCCTACTACAGTTAGTTCTTCAACCATCGCACCAACAAGTACTGGTACAAGTGCATCATCAACAACCATTACTACTCAACCTTCGACTGCAACATCAGCCACTGGTATAACAAGCCCTAGTACAGTTAGTTCTTCAACAAGTGCAACCATACCAACAACTACTGATACAACTACCCTTACTACTCAACATTCAACCACTGCACTATCCACTGTTTTATCAGTCACTAGTTCATCAGCAAGTACAACTACACTAACAAATACTGATACAACAACAACCATTACTACTCAACCTCCAACTGCCACATCAACTACGGGCATCACAACACCAACCACAGTTAGTTCTTCCACAAGTACCACCACACCAATAAGTACCGATACAACTGCTTCAACAGCAACAATTACTACTTATCCTTCAACTGTAATATCAACCATGGGCATTTCAAGCTCTAGTACAGTGGGATCTTCAACAAGTACCACCACACCATTAAATACTGTTACAACTGCTTCAACTTCAACCATTACTACTCAACCTTCAACTGCAACATCAGCCACTGGTATAACAAGCCCTACTACAGTTAGTTCTTCAACAATTACCACCACACCAATAAGTACTGGTACAACTGAATCCACAACAACCATTACTACTCAACCTTTAATTGCAACATCATCTAGTGGCATAACAACCCATACTACAGTTGGTTCTTCGGCAAGTACAACTACACCAACGAGCACTGATACAACTGCATCAGCAACAACCATTACTGTGTCACCTACAACCGGAGCATCAACTAGTGGTACAACAACCAGTACTTCAGCTGGCTCTTCATCAAGTACTACCACAATAGGAAGTACTATTTCAAATGCTTCCACAACAACCATTACAAGTCAACCTTCCACCACAACATCAAGCACTGGCATAACATCCCCTAATTCAATTGGTTCTTCAGCAACTACACCTATGCCTACAAGTACTGATGTAACTGCTTCAACAACCATTACTACAACTAACCCATCAACTTCTTTATCAGCAGCTGTTGTGACAACCTCCAGTTCAGCTAGTTCTTCAGCAAGTTCAACCATGTTAACAAGTATCAATTCAGCTGCCTCAACAACAATCATGACTACTCAACCTTCAACCACAACATCAAACACTGGCACAACAACTAATACTGGTATAACCACAATATCAAGTAGTGGATCTACTACCTCAACCCCGCCTACAACTCAGCTTCAAACTAGTGAATCTACAGCCATATCATCAAGCACTATTTCAACTCCTCTTTCAACTGGTTCATCATCTAGTACTTCTTCAACATCCATTTCTATACAACCTATTTCTGGTGGATCTGGAAATTCCACATCTACCACACTACCCATTTTGACTGTGCCCACAACTATATCATCCACTGCATCAGCAATATCAATTACTACTCCAACTGGTTCTAGTGCATCCAGCACATCAATCTCTGCAACATCCACTTCAAATGGACCCACAACTGGTACAGGTCCAACTTCAACTGTATCAACCAGTAGTTCTTCTACTCAACCAAGTAATGGTACCACTGCCACAACAGCATCAACCACAACTGGTACAACCACTGGTAGCTTGTCTACATCAAGTGTCACAAATAGTATTAGCACAACTGCAACCACCACCATTTCTACTGGTAATGTAAACACTAGTCCTGTTAATACAGGGACTACCAAAAATACCAGTTCATCAGAATCTGCTACAACTGTGACCACAGTAAGTGCTAACACTTTGTCTGGATCCACTCCTCCCCCTGTAATTACAGCTAGTACTACAACCACAGTTTCCACAATTAGCGGAAATACTGTCTCTGGCAGTACTGTCTCTACGGTTAGTGGGAACACTGTTGCCACGTCTTCTACAGTACCCAGTACCAATACCGGCAGCAGTACGTCTGCCATATCAGGACAAAGTACTACAAGCATTGGTATTTCATCAAGTTCAGCTACTACTCAATTAAATACCAACACTGGATCCAGTACTTCCATAACTCCTAATGGAAGCTCTACACCCCTTACCACTTCAGCCACTGTATCAACCAATGCAGGTACAAGTGGGACCACAGGTGCCAATAGTGGATCTACTGTAACATCAGGATCAACTGGGTCAACCTCAACAGGAACTATTTCTTCAGGCTCAAGTTCCAACCCAGCACCAAGCTCTTCTTCAGCAGTCACTA ATTCCAATGGAGGCACATCATCAACTCAAAGTACTATCACCTCGACCCAAACAACCTCAGATCAATCTGCAA